One window of the Amycolatopsis mediterranei genome contains the following:
- a CDS encoding FAD-dependent oxidoreductase, translating to MERTTCCVVGGGPAGMVLGLLLARAGVEVTVLEKHEDFLHDFRGDTVHPATLQLLDELGLGERFARLPQTRITDVVLPDGAGGVRRIGDFGALRGWGVRHPYVAIVPQWDLLDLLADAARAEPAFRLEMGTAATSLVHERGRVAGVRYRTSGPGGEDVEGEIRADLTVACTGRNSVLPATAGLGVTEFDVPFDTWWFRLSRREGEQVDQLTRRPGRGRFAIVIPREGYFQIGYVARKGTDNRLRARGIDAFRRDVAELLPEYADRVGELVSMDDVKLLDVRLNRRRRWHAEGLLCIGDAAHAMSPVGGVGINLAVQDAVATATLLAGRLRRGAVSGADLARVRRRRLPSLLLVQALQRLMHADLAGPILSGEQAGPAGWIMTAAQWVPLLRTLAVYLVGVGLRPERAPVSARRQVIPEDQADGGPLAVP from the coding sequence GTGGAGCGGACGACGTGTTGCGTCGTGGGCGGTGGCCCGGCGGGCATGGTGCTGGGGCTGCTGCTCGCGAGGGCCGGGGTCGAGGTCACCGTGCTGGAGAAGCACGAGGACTTCCTGCACGACTTCCGCGGCGACACCGTGCATCCGGCGACCCTGCAGCTGCTCGACGAGCTGGGACTGGGGGAGCGGTTCGCGCGGCTGCCCCAGACCCGGATCACCGACGTGGTCCTGCCGGACGGCGCCGGCGGGGTCCGGCGGATCGGGGATTTCGGGGCGTTGCGCGGGTGGGGTGTCCGGCATCCGTACGTGGCGATCGTTCCCCAGTGGGACCTGCTGGATCTGCTCGCCGACGCCGCGCGGGCGGAACCGGCGTTCCGGCTCGAAATGGGGACCGCGGCGACCTCACTCGTCCACGAGCGCGGCCGGGTCGCCGGGGTCCGCTACCGCACGAGCGGGCCCGGTGGCGAGGACGTCGAAGGCGAGATCCGGGCGGACCTCACGGTGGCGTGCACCGGCCGGAATTCGGTCCTGCCCGCGACGGCCGGGCTGGGCGTGACCGAGTTCGACGTTCCGTTCGACACCTGGTGGTTCCGGCTCTCGCGTCGTGAAGGCGAGCAGGTGGACCAGCTGACCCGGCGGCCGGGCCGGGGACGGTTCGCGATCGTCATCCCACGGGAGGGCTACTTCCAGATCGGGTACGTCGCGCGCAAGGGCACCGACAACCGGCTGCGGGCCCGCGGCATCGACGCGTTCCGCCGTGATGTGGCCGAACTCCTCCCGGAGTACGCCGACCGAGTCGGCGAGCTGGTCTCGATGGACGACGTCAAACTGCTCGACGTCCGGCTCAACCGGCGGCGCCGGTGGCATGCCGAGGGGTTGCTGTGCATCGGCGACGCCGCGCACGCCATGTCGCCGGTCGGGGGCGTGGGCATCAACCTCGCCGTCCAGGACGCCGTCGCGACCGCGACCCTGCTGGCCGGGCGGCTCCGGCGGGGTGCGGTGAGCGGGGCCGACCTCGCGCGGGTCCGGCGGCGCCGGCTGCCGTCGCTGCTGCTGGTGCAGGCCCTGCAACGGCTCATGCACGCCGACCTCGCCGGCCCCATCCTGTCCGGGGAGCAGGCGGGGCCGGCCGGCTGGATCATGACCGCGGCACAGTGGGTGCCGCTCCTGCGGACGCTGGCGGTGTACCTCGTCGGCGTCGGGTTGCGTCCGGAGCGAGCACCGGTTTCCGCCCGGCGGCAGGTGATCCCGGAAGATCAGGCCGACGGAGGACCGCTGGCCGTCCCGTGA
- a CDS encoding AI-2E family transporter, with amino-acid sequence MGQPHSDDEEGTVAEAEAEAAEISTPEQPLGGIGKRIDRRSPFFIGMTAAAGVAVTYGLIELLAGAEQILVLVGLALFLAIGAEPAVSWLVTRRFPRWLAVTTVFVVAFGAVGGFLAAAIPVIVEQATALVKQAPEYLREAQDHNTFLGRLNERFHLQQAIESAFSSGGGLTSGVLGAGKAVFNVVTDTLVVVVLTIYFVADLPRIRATMYRLIPHSRRPRAILIGDDIFSKVGGYVLGNLAVSVIAGVLTLVWLLIFGVPYAALLAIAVAVLDLIPVIGSVIGGVLVSLVALTVSLPVCLATVGFFVVYRLAEDYLLVPKIIGNVLKVPALVTVVAVLLGGALLGIIGALVAIPVAAAILLLVEEVLYPRLDQA; translated from the coding sequence GTGGGGCAGCCTCACAGCGACGACGAAGAGGGCACGGTCGCCGAGGCCGAAGCCGAAGCGGCGGAGATCAGCACTCCCGAACAGCCGCTGGGCGGAATCGGCAAGCGGATCGACCGCCGATCGCCGTTCTTCATCGGCATGACCGCCGCGGCCGGGGTCGCGGTGACCTACGGCCTGATCGAGCTCCTCGCCGGCGCCGAGCAGATCCTCGTCCTGGTCGGGCTCGCGCTGTTCCTCGCCATCGGCGCGGAACCGGCCGTGTCGTGGCTGGTCACCCGCCGGTTCCCGCGCTGGCTCGCCGTCACCACCGTGTTCGTCGTCGCCTTCGGCGCCGTCGGCGGATTCCTCGCCGCCGCGATCCCCGTCATCGTCGAACAGGCCACCGCGCTGGTCAAACAGGCCCCGGAGTACCTCCGCGAAGCTCAGGACCACAACACCTTCCTCGGCCGCCTCAACGAACGGTTCCACCTGCAGCAGGCGATCGAGTCGGCGTTCAGCTCCGGCGGCGGCCTCACCAGCGGTGTCCTGGGCGCCGGCAAAGCGGTCTTCAACGTCGTGACCGACACGCTGGTCGTGGTGGTCCTGACCATCTACTTCGTCGCCGACCTGCCCCGCATCCGCGCCACGATGTACCGGCTCATCCCGCACTCCCGCCGGCCGCGGGCGATCCTCATCGGCGACGACATCTTCTCCAAAGTCGGCGGTTACGTCCTGGGCAACCTGGCCGTTTCCGTCATCGCCGGCGTGCTCACCCTGGTCTGGCTGCTGATCTTCGGCGTCCCTTACGCGGCGCTGCTGGCCATCGCGGTCGCGGTGCTCGACCTCATCCCGGTGATCGGATCGGTGATCGGCGGCGTCCTGGTGAGCCTCGTCGCGCTGACCGTTTCCCTGCCGGTGTGCCTGGCCACGGTGGGCTTCTTCGTCGTCTACCGGCTCGCCGAGGACTACTTGCTGGTGCCGAAGATCATCGGGAACGTGCTCAAGGTTCCCGCGCTGGTCACCGTCGTCGCCGTCCTGCTCGGAGGCGCGCTGCTCGGCATCATCGGCGCGCTGGTCGCCATCCCCGTCGCCGCGGCGATCCTCCTGCTGGTCGAAGAGGTGCTCTACCCCCGGCTCGACCAAGCATGA
- a CDS encoding sialidase family protein: MPLSRRMLTATLLPAVVVGGLLVSATSASANVAVTQVSSDPFTDAQAQHQTEVEPDTFAFGSTIVSAFQVGRVSGGGSSDIGFATSTDGGATWTQGFLPGTTANTGGPCGQISDAAVAFDAKHNVWLISSLGVNCPSGTPVFTSRSTDGGKTFGNPVTTATGSLDKNWIVCDNTATSPFFGNCYTEYDITSSGDSLRMKTSSDGGLAWGPARATGDGATGLGGQPVVRPNGTVLVPYLSLNDQIRSFRSIDGGASWRSTVLVSSVSHHDAAGGLREEALPSAEIDSAGTAYVAWSDCRFRSGCPSNDIVLSKSTSETTWGAPTRIPIDATTGTVDHFVPGIGVDPSTSGASARIGLTYYFYPTAGCTAATCRLDVGFISSTNGGTSWSAATQVAGPMNLSWIPNTSQGRMFGDYISTSVRAGGNAFPIVPIASAPSGSTFTMGMFAPTGGLPITGGARRTAENPASPAVAARSIVTAF; the protein is encoded by the coding sequence ATGCCGCTTTCCCGAAGAATGCTCACCGCCACGCTGCTGCCGGCCGTCGTGGTCGGCGGGCTGCTGGTGTCCGCGACCTCCGCGTCCGCGAACGTCGCCGTGACCCAGGTCAGCTCCGATCCGTTCACCGACGCCCAAGCCCAGCACCAGACCGAAGTCGAACCGGACACGTTCGCGTTCGGCTCCACGATCGTCTCGGCCTTCCAGGTCGGCCGCGTGTCCGGCGGCGGCTCGTCCGACATCGGCTTCGCCACCTCCACCGACGGCGGCGCCACCTGGACCCAGGGCTTCCTGCCCGGCACCACCGCCAACACCGGCGGCCCCTGCGGCCAGATCAGCGACGCCGCCGTGGCTTTCGACGCCAAGCACAACGTCTGGCTGATCTCCTCCCTCGGCGTCAACTGCCCGAGCGGTACCCCGGTGTTCACCAGCCGTTCCACCGACGGCGGCAAGACCTTCGGCAACCCCGTCACCACCGCGACGGGCTCGCTGGACAAGAACTGGATCGTCTGCGACAACACCGCCACCAGCCCGTTCTTCGGCAACTGCTACACCGAATACGACATCACCAGCTCCGGCGACTCCCTCCGGATGAAGACCTCCAGCGACGGCGGCCTCGCCTGGGGCCCGGCCCGCGCCACCGGCGACGGCGCCACCGGCCTCGGCGGCCAGCCCGTCGTCCGGCCGAACGGGACCGTCCTTGTGCCCTACCTCTCGCTGAACGACCAGATCCGCTCGTTCCGCTCCATCGACGGCGGCGCCAGCTGGCGTTCCACCGTCCTCGTCTCGAGCGTCAGCCACCACGACGCCGCCGGCGGCCTGCGTGAGGAAGCGTTGCCCAGCGCGGAAATCGACAGCGCCGGCACCGCCTACGTCGCGTGGTCGGACTGCCGGTTCCGCTCCGGCTGCCCGAGCAACGACATCGTGCTGAGCAAGTCCACCAGCGAAACCACCTGGGGTGCCCCGACGCGCATTCCCATCGACGCCACCACCGGCACCGTCGACCACTTCGTCCCCGGCATCGGCGTCGACCCGTCGACCTCCGGTGCGAGCGCCCGGATCGGTCTGACCTACTACTTCTACCCCACCGCCGGCTGCACCGCCGCCACCTGCCGGCTCGACGTCGGGTTCATCTCCTCCACCAACGGCGGCACCAGCTGGAGCGCCGCCACCCAGGTGGCCGGGCCGATGAACCTGTCCTGGATCCCGAACACCTCGCAGGGCCGCATGTTCGGCGACTACATCTCCACCTCGGTCCGGGCGGGCGGCAACGCCTTCCCGATCGTTCCCATCGCCTCGGCCCCGAGCGGCTCGACGTTCACCATGGGCATGTTCGCCCCCACCGGTGGCCTGCCGATCACCGGCGGCGCCCGCCGTACCGCCGAGAACCCGGCGTCACCGGCAGTAGCCGCACGATCCATCGTGACCGCCTTCTGA
- a CDS encoding sialidase family protein has product MTILSTAALGLFAGAPATAQPFGYHQLNRVQQRHVSGLLSTVLNGEDPVNAARAPAPNRATPSAAAPCPNRFGGNVKVNQNCLNLTDADLQGRAQAQNETWAAADPNDPGHVIATYNDYRRGDGTCGVSYSLDGARTWADATTPNGFSRGTDFGGTPREYWQSGGDTSVAWDSRGNAYLSCQVFNRGNTVSPNPDQSSAFLVFRSTGTNGASWNFPGRPVATHDDTAGAGNFLLDKQLLTVDSNPRSPFRDRVYVSWTTFADDGTGYIFEAYSADYGETFSAPVLVSGDTSLCANPLGFPTPRGRCNQNQDSQPFVGPDGALYVVFNNFNNAVSGPADNHNQVLLARSADGGQSFSTPVLAGNYHELPDCATYQNGQDPGRACIPEKGPSANSVFRASNYPIGGVDPRNPRRILVTYGSYINRNSNETTGCTPTGFNPATGINTYTGVKNGTCNNDIVLSASTNAGASFAGGTTDVRQLPVVTTAPGQARTDQFWQGAAFGPDGTFAVSYYDRQYGADETTGFSDITVSAGFTHTRATSSSMPPPTQFTGTFYGDYAGIAVTARTAYPVWSDTRPPEEFLCPGTGTPGTPPTACQAGAPNASIANDQDIYTTGVGIR; this is encoded by the coding sequence GTGACGATTCTCAGTACGGCCGCGCTCGGCCTGTTCGCCGGCGCCCCGGCCACCGCCCAGCCGTTCGGCTACCACCAGCTCAACCGCGTGCAGCAGCGCCACGTCTCCGGGCTGCTGTCCACGGTCCTCAACGGCGAAGACCCGGTCAACGCCGCCCGCGCGCCGGCCCCGAACCGGGCCACGCCCTCGGCCGCGGCGCCGTGCCCCAACCGGTTCGGCGGGAACGTCAAGGTCAACCAGAACTGCCTGAACCTCACCGACGCCGATCTGCAGGGCCGGGCGCAGGCCCAGAACGAGACCTGGGCGGCCGCCGATCCGAACGACCCCGGCCACGTCATCGCCACCTACAACGACTACCGCCGCGGCGACGGCACCTGCGGCGTCAGCTACTCCCTCGACGGCGCCCGGACCTGGGCCGACGCGACCACGCCGAACGGCTTCAGCCGCGGCACCGACTTCGGTGGCACACCTCGCGAGTACTGGCAATCCGGCGGTGACACCTCGGTGGCCTGGGACTCCCGCGGGAACGCCTACCTCTCGTGCCAGGTGTTCAACCGCGGCAACACCGTCTCGCCGAACCCGGACCAGTCCAGCGCGTTCCTGGTCTTCCGTTCGACCGGGACCAACGGCGCGTCCTGGAACTTCCCCGGACGGCCCGTCGCCACCCACGACGACACCGCGGGCGCCGGGAACTTCCTGCTGGACAAGCAACTTTTGACCGTGGACAGCAACCCGCGCAGCCCGTTCCGCGACCGCGTCTACGTGTCCTGGACGACCTTCGCCGACGACGGCACCGGCTACATCTTCGAGGCCTATTCCGCCGATTACGGCGAAACGTTCTCGGCGCCGGTGCTGGTCAGCGGCGATACCTCGTTGTGCGCCAACCCGCTCGGCTTCCCGACCCCGCGCGGCCGGTGCAACCAGAACCAGGACTCGCAGCCGTTCGTCGGCCCGGACGGCGCGTTGTATGTGGTGTTCAACAACTTCAACAACGCGGTTTCGGGACCGGCGGACAACCACAACCAGGTGCTGCTGGCCCGCTCGGCCGACGGCGGGCAGAGCTTCTCCACCCCGGTGCTGGCCGGCAACTACCACGAGCTGCCCGACTGCGCGACCTACCAGAACGGCCAGGACCCCGGCCGCGCCTGCATCCCGGAGAAGGGACCGTCGGCGAACTCGGTGTTCCGCGCGAGCAATTACCCGATCGGCGGCGTCGACCCGCGCAACCCACGCCGGATCCTCGTCACCTACGGCTCGTACATCAACCGCAATTCCAACGAGACCACCGGTTGCACGCCGACCGGGTTCAACCCCGCCACCGGTATCAACACCTACACCGGGGTGAAGAACGGCACCTGCAACAACGACATCGTCCTGTCGGCTTCGACGAACGCCGGCGCCTCGTTCGCCGGCGGCACCACCGACGTCCGGCAGCTACCGGTGGTCACCACCGCACCCGGCCAGGCCCGGACCGACCAGTTCTGGCAGGGCGCCGCGTTCGGCCCGGACGGCACCTTCGCCGTCAGCTACTACGACCGCCAGTACGGCGCCGACGAGACCACCGGCTTCTCCGACATCACGGTGTCGGCCGGGTTCACCCACACCCGGGCGACGTCGAGCAGCATGCCGCCGCCGACGCAGTTCACCGGTACCTTCTACGGTGACTACGCCGGGATCGCCGTCACCGCCCGTACCGCGTATCCGGTCTGGTCGGACACCCGCCCACCGGAGGAGTTCCTCTGCCCCGGCACCGGCACGCCCGGCACCCCGCCGACCGCTTGCCAGGCCGGCGCGCCGAACGCGTCGATCGCCAACGACCAGGACATCTACACCACCGGCGTCGGCATCCGCTGA